The following are encoded together in the Panthera leo isolate Ple1 chromosome B4, P.leo_Ple1_pat1.1, whole genome shotgun sequence genome:
- the TTLL8 gene encoding protein monoglycylase TTLL8 isoform X9, with product MPSLTPPLLAGARADARRGELPEVGMEPGERRRLSSASLEGDLREENKLKRGISQDLTSSPKSDRYKIARQLTEKAIKEKKIFSIYGHYPVIRAALRRKGWVEKKYHFLPKVLLNVDDDGVGVTEQKRAEGRENQEAASEKTDDIHDVMSRLVKNEMPYFLWTIKRDVVDYHSLSCDQMLNHYGKTASFTTKIGLCVNMRNLPWYVQADPDSFFPRCYGLCTENEKQEFLDDFRRTVASSILKWVVRHHKCGSSGEAGDRGPGSKKVPENAESKPMGLSGELVDTACKVCQAYLGQLEHEDIDVSKDATQDLTEDEWKDLTQQYYSLVDGGAFISNSRNHFSQCQALLNKITSVNPQTEIDGLRNVWIIKPAAKSRGRDIVCMNRVEDILQLVTTDHPSAKDNKWVVQKYIETPLLIYDTKFDIRQWFLVTDWNPLTIWFYKESYLRFSTQRFSLDNLDSAIHLCNNSIQKHLKNDEERSPLLPYHNMWTSTRFQEYLQKRGRGAVWASVIYPAMKRAVANTMRGVQDHVEPRKNSFELYGADFILGRDFQPWLIEINSSPTMHASTPVTAQLCAQVQEDTIKVVVGRKVDRNCDVGNFELLWRQPAVEPPPFHGSDLCVEGVGVRRAGKQMPPISGANCPSALLDPQPLKVRSPSAVPGPAPGRPPTAVRGDLRPDDAQALACTLPAPLKRPAERRCEAQSARKSAVPTRDFQLADGQAPKIRLPKAESDRRSGADTVSARARPAVLPSVKTPEGALFQPLTPPEPP from the exons AATTAAAACGAGGAATTTCCCAAGACTTGACATCTTCCCCTAAATCAGACAGATACAAAATAGCAAGACAATTAACAGAAAAGGCCATCAAG GAAAAGAAGATTTTCTCCATCTACGGGCACTACCCAGTGATACGGGCCGCCCTCCGAAGAAAGGGCTGGGTGGAGAAGAAGTACCACTTTCTGCCCAAGGTCCTCCTGAATGTGGACGATGACGGTGTGGGGGTGACAG AACAGAAACGTGCGGAAGGCAGAGAAAACCAAGAAGCGGCTTCGGAGAAGACAGATGACATCCACGATGTGATG tcCAGGTTGGTCAAAAACGAAATGCCGTACTTCCTCTGGACCATCAAAAGGGATGTCGTTGACTATCACAGCTTGAGCTGTGACCAGATGCTGAATCACTATGGGAAGACGGCTTCCTTCACCACCAAG ATCGGGCTGTGTGTCAACATGAGGAACCTACCGTGGTACGTCCAGGCCGACCCTGACTCCTTCTTCCCACGTTGCTACGGCCTCTGCACCGAGAACGAGAAGCAAGAATTCCTGG ACGACTTCCGGCGGACGGTGGCCTCCAGCATCCTCAAGTGGGTGGTCAGGCACCACAAGTGCGGCAGCAGCGGGGAGGCCGGCGACCGCGGCCCCGGCAGCAAGAAAG TTCCCGAGAATGCGGAATCCAAGCCCATGGGCCTCTCGGGGGAGCTCGTGGACACCGCATGCAAGGTGTGCCAGGCCTACCTGGGTCAGCTGGAGCACGAGGACATCGACGTCTCCAAGGACGCCACCCAGGACCTCACGGAGGACGAGTGGAAGGACCTGACGCAGCAATACTACTCCCTCGTTGA CGGTGGTGCTTTCATCTCCAATTCGAGAAATCACTTTTCGCAGTGCCAGGCCCTGCTGAACAAAATCACGTCTGTGAACCCTCAGACGGAGATCGACGGGCTTCGGAACGTCTGGATCATCAAGCCCGCAGCCAAGTCCCGCGGCCGAG ACATAGTGTGCATGAACCGAGTGGAAGACATCTTGCAGCTGGTGACCACAGACCACCCGTCCGCCAAGGATAACAAGTGGGTGGTGCAGAAGTACATCGAGACGCCGCTGCTCATCTACGACACCAAGTTTGACATCAGGCAGTGGTTCCTGGTCACCGACTGGAACCCCCTGACCATCTGGTTCTACAAGGAAAGCTACCTGCGGTTTTCAACACAGCGCTTCTCCCTGGACAACCTGGACAG CGCCATCCACCTGTGCAACAACTCCATCCAGAAGCACCTGAAGAACGACGAGGAACGCAGCCCGCTGCTGCCCTACCACAACATGTGGACCAGCACCAGGTTCCAGGAGTACCTGCAGAAGAGGGGCCGCGGGGCCGTGTGGGCCAGCGTCATCTACCCGGCCATGAAGCGGGCCGTCGCCAACACCATGAGGGGGGTGCAGGACCACGTGGAGCCACGCAAGAACAGCTTCGAGCTGTACGGGGCCGACTTCATCCTGGGCCGCGACTTCCAGCCCTGGCTGATCGAGATCAACTCCAGCCCCACCATGCACGCGTCCACGCCCGTCACGGCACAGCTGTGCGCCCAGGTGCAGGAGGACACCATCAAGGTGGTGGTGGGTCGCAAGGTTGACCGCAACTGCGACGTCGGCAACTTTGAGTTGCTGTGGAGACAG cctgcTGTGGAGCCTCCGCCCTTCCACGGGTCCGACCTGTGTGTGGAAGGCGTTGGTGTGCGCAGAGCCGGGAAGCAGATGCCGCCCATTTCCGGCGCTAACTGTCCATCCGCGCTCCTGGACCCTCAGCCGCTGAAGGTGCGGTCCCCCTCGGCCGTGCCAGGCCCGGCTCCGGGCCGCCCCCCGACGGCTGTGCGCGGGGACTTGAGGCCGGACGACGCACAGGCGCTCGCTTGCACCCTGCCCGCGCCCCTCAAGAGGCCGGCCGAGAGACGCTGCGAGGCGCAGTCCGCCAGGAAGTCAGCGGTCCCCACTCGTGACTTTCAACTCGCGGACGGTCAGGCCCCGAAAATCCGCCTTCCCAAAGCCGAGTCCGACAGACGCTCGGGGGCCGACACGGTCAGCGCGCGGGCTCGGCCGGCCGTGCTCCCGAGCGTGAAGACACCGGAGGGCGCCCTGTTTCAGCCGCTCACGCCACCAG AACCACCTTGA
- the TTLL8 gene encoding protein monoglycylase TTLL8 isoform X7 encodes MPSLTPPLLAGARADARRGELPEVGMEPGERRRLSSASLEGDLREENKLKRGISQDLTSSPKSDRYKIARQLTEKAIKEKKIFSIYGHYPVIRAALRRKGWVEKKYHFLPKVLLNVDDDGVGVTEQKRAEGRENQEAASEKTDDIHDVMSRLVKNEMPYFLWTIKRDVVDYHSLSCDQMLNHYGKTASFTTKIGLCVNMRNLPWYVQADPDSFFPRCYGLCTENEKQEFLDDFRRTVASSILKWVVRHHKCGSSGEAGDRGPGSKKVPENAESKPMGLSGELVDTACKVCQAYLGQLEHEDIDVSKDATQDLTEDEWKDLTQQYYSLVDGGAFISNSRNHFSQCQALLNKITSVNPQTEIDGLRNVWIIKPAAKSRGRDIVCMNRVEDILQLVTTDHPSAKDNKWVVQKYIETPLLIYDTKFDIRQWFLVTDWNPLTIWFYKESYLRFSTQRFSLDNLDSAIHLCNNSIQKHLKNDEERSPLLPYHNMWTSTRFQEYLQKRGRGAVWASVIYPAMKRAVANTMRGVQDHVEPRKNSFELYGADFILGRDFQPWLIEINSSPTMHASTPVTAQLCAQVQEDTIKVVVGRKVDRNCDVGNFELLWRQPAVEPPPFHGSDLCVEGVGVRRAGKQMPPISGANCPSALLDPQPLKVRSPSAVPGPAPGRPPTAVRGDLRPDDAQALACTLPAPLKRPAERRCEAQSARKSAVPTRDFQLADGQAPKIRLPKAESDRRSGADTVSARARPAVLPSVKTPEGALFQPLTPPAVPSSSLEVIRSISALSGAASNY; translated from the exons AATTAAAACGAGGAATTTCCCAAGACTTGACATCTTCCCCTAAATCAGACAGATACAAAATAGCAAGACAATTAACAGAAAAGGCCATCAAG GAAAAGAAGATTTTCTCCATCTACGGGCACTACCCAGTGATACGGGCCGCCCTCCGAAGAAAGGGCTGGGTGGAGAAGAAGTACCACTTTCTGCCCAAGGTCCTCCTGAATGTGGACGATGACGGTGTGGGGGTGACAG AACAGAAACGTGCGGAAGGCAGAGAAAACCAAGAAGCGGCTTCGGAGAAGACAGATGACATCCACGATGTGATG tcCAGGTTGGTCAAAAACGAAATGCCGTACTTCCTCTGGACCATCAAAAGGGATGTCGTTGACTATCACAGCTTGAGCTGTGACCAGATGCTGAATCACTATGGGAAGACGGCTTCCTTCACCACCAAG ATCGGGCTGTGTGTCAACATGAGGAACCTACCGTGGTACGTCCAGGCCGACCCTGACTCCTTCTTCCCACGTTGCTACGGCCTCTGCACCGAGAACGAGAAGCAAGAATTCCTGG ACGACTTCCGGCGGACGGTGGCCTCCAGCATCCTCAAGTGGGTGGTCAGGCACCACAAGTGCGGCAGCAGCGGGGAGGCCGGCGACCGCGGCCCCGGCAGCAAGAAAG TTCCCGAGAATGCGGAATCCAAGCCCATGGGCCTCTCGGGGGAGCTCGTGGACACCGCATGCAAGGTGTGCCAGGCCTACCTGGGTCAGCTGGAGCACGAGGACATCGACGTCTCCAAGGACGCCACCCAGGACCTCACGGAGGACGAGTGGAAGGACCTGACGCAGCAATACTACTCCCTCGTTGA CGGTGGTGCTTTCATCTCCAATTCGAGAAATCACTTTTCGCAGTGCCAGGCCCTGCTGAACAAAATCACGTCTGTGAACCCTCAGACGGAGATCGACGGGCTTCGGAACGTCTGGATCATCAAGCCCGCAGCCAAGTCCCGCGGCCGAG ACATAGTGTGCATGAACCGAGTGGAAGACATCTTGCAGCTGGTGACCACAGACCACCCGTCCGCCAAGGATAACAAGTGGGTGGTGCAGAAGTACATCGAGACGCCGCTGCTCATCTACGACACCAAGTTTGACATCAGGCAGTGGTTCCTGGTCACCGACTGGAACCCCCTGACCATCTGGTTCTACAAGGAAAGCTACCTGCGGTTTTCAACACAGCGCTTCTCCCTGGACAACCTGGACAG CGCCATCCACCTGTGCAACAACTCCATCCAGAAGCACCTGAAGAACGACGAGGAACGCAGCCCGCTGCTGCCCTACCACAACATGTGGACCAGCACCAGGTTCCAGGAGTACCTGCAGAAGAGGGGCCGCGGGGCCGTGTGGGCCAGCGTCATCTACCCGGCCATGAAGCGGGCCGTCGCCAACACCATGAGGGGGGTGCAGGACCACGTGGAGCCACGCAAGAACAGCTTCGAGCTGTACGGGGCCGACTTCATCCTGGGCCGCGACTTCCAGCCCTGGCTGATCGAGATCAACTCCAGCCCCACCATGCACGCGTCCACGCCCGTCACGGCACAGCTGTGCGCCCAGGTGCAGGAGGACACCATCAAGGTGGTGGTGGGTCGCAAGGTTGACCGCAACTGCGACGTCGGCAACTTTGAGTTGCTGTGGAGACAG cctgcTGTGGAGCCTCCGCCCTTCCACGGGTCCGACCTGTGTGTGGAAGGCGTTGGTGTGCGCAGAGCCGGGAAGCAGATGCCGCCCATTTCCGGCGCTAACTGTCCATCCGCGCTCCTGGACCCTCAGCCGCTGAAGGTGCGGTCCCCCTCGGCCGTGCCAGGCCCGGCTCCGGGCCGCCCCCCGACGGCTGTGCGCGGGGACTTGAGGCCGGACGACGCACAGGCGCTCGCTTGCACCCTGCCCGCGCCCCTCAAGAGGCCGGCCGAGAGACGCTGCGAGGCGCAGTCCGCCAGGAAGTCAGCGGTCCCCACTCGTGACTTTCAACTCGCGGACGGTCAGGCCCCGAAAATCCGCCTTCCCAAAGCCGAGTCCGACAGACGCTCGGGGGCCGACACGGTCAGCGCGCGGGCTCGGCCGGCCGTGCTCCCGAGCGTGAAGACACCGGAGGGCGCCCTGTTTCAGCCGCTCACGCCACCAG
- the TTLL8 gene encoding protein monoglycylase TTLL8 isoform X8 has product MPSLTPPLLAGARADARRGELPEVGMEPGERRRLSSASLEGDLREENKLKRGISQDLTSSPKSDRYKIARQLTEKAIKEKKIFSIYGHYPVIRAALRRKGWVEKKYHFLPKVLLNVDDDGVGVTEQKRAEGRENQEAASEKTDDIHDVMSRLVKNEMPYFLWTIKRDVVDYHSLSCDQMLNHYGKTASFTTKIGLCVNMRNLPWYVQADPDSFFPRCYGLCTENEKQEFLDDFRRTVASSILKWVVRHHKCGSSGEAGDRGPGSKKVPENAESKPMGLSGELVDTACKVCQAYLGQLEHEDIDVSKDATQDLTEDEWKDLTQQYYSLVDGGAFISNSRNHFSQCQALLNKITSVNPQTEIDGLRNVWIIKPAAKSRGRDIVCMNRVEDILQLVTTDHPSAKDNKWVVQKYIETPLLIYDTKFDIRQWFLVTDWNPLTIWFYKESYLRFSTQRFSLDNLDSAIHLCNNSIQKHLKNDEERSPLLPYHNMWTSTRFQEYLQKRGRGAVWASVIYPAMKRAVANTMRGVQDHVEPRKNSFELYGADFILGRDFQPWLIEINSSPTMHASTPVTAQLCAQVQEDTIKVVVGRKVDRNCDVGNFELLWRQPAVEPPPFHGSDLCVEGVGVRRAGKQMPPISGANCPSALLDPQPLKVRSPSAVPGPAPGRPPTAVRGDLRPDDAQALACTLPAPLKRPAERRCEAQSARKSAVPTRDFQLADGQAPKIRLPKAESDRRSGADTVSARARPAVLPSVKTPEGALFQPLTPPGLCFSFLPRCTENLR; this is encoded by the exons AATTAAAACGAGGAATTTCCCAAGACTTGACATCTTCCCCTAAATCAGACAGATACAAAATAGCAAGACAATTAACAGAAAAGGCCATCAAG GAAAAGAAGATTTTCTCCATCTACGGGCACTACCCAGTGATACGGGCCGCCCTCCGAAGAAAGGGCTGGGTGGAGAAGAAGTACCACTTTCTGCCCAAGGTCCTCCTGAATGTGGACGATGACGGTGTGGGGGTGACAG AACAGAAACGTGCGGAAGGCAGAGAAAACCAAGAAGCGGCTTCGGAGAAGACAGATGACATCCACGATGTGATG tcCAGGTTGGTCAAAAACGAAATGCCGTACTTCCTCTGGACCATCAAAAGGGATGTCGTTGACTATCACAGCTTGAGCTGTGACCAGATGCTGAATCACTATGGGAAGACGGCTTCCTTCACCACCAAG ATCGGGCTGTGTGTCAACATGAGGAACCTACCGTGGTACGTCCAGGCCGACCCTGACTCCTTCTTCCCACGTTGCTACGGCCTCTGCACCGAGAACGAGAAGCAAGAATTCCTGG ACGACTTCCGGCGGACGGTGGCCTCCAGCATCCTCAAGTGGGTGGTCAGGCACCACAAGTGCGGCAGCAGCGGGGAGGCCGGCGACCGCGGCCCCGGCAGCAAGAAAG TTCCCGAGAATGCGGAATCCAAGCCCATGGGCCTCTCGGGGGAGCTCGTGGACACCGCATGCAAGGTGTGCCAGGCCTACCTGGGTCAGCTGGAGCACGAGGACATCGACGTCTCCAAGGACGCCACCCAGGACCTCACGGAGGACGAGTGGAAGGACCTGACGCAGCAATACTACTCCCTCGTTGA CGGTGGTGCTTTCATCTCCAATTCGAGAAATCACTTTTCGCAGTGCCAGGCCCTGCTGAACAAAATCACGTCTGTGAACCCTCAGACGGAGATCGACGGGCTTCGGAACGTCTGGATCATCAAGCCCGCAGCCAAGTCCCGCGGCCGAG ACATAGTGTGCATGAACCGAGTGGAAGACATCTTGCAGCTGGTGACCACAGACCACCCGTCCGCCAAGGATAACAAGTGGGTGGTGCAGAAGTACATCGAGACGCCGCTGCTCATCTACGACACCAAGTTTGACATCAGGCAGTGGTTCCTGGTCACCGACTGGAACCCCCTGACCATCTGGTTCTACAAGGAAAGCTACCTGCGGTTTTCAACACAGCGCTTCTCCCTGGACAACCTGGACAG CGCCATCCACCTGTGCAACAACTCCATCCAGAAGCACCTGAAGAACGACGAGGAACGCAGCCCGCTGCTGCCCTACCACAACATGTGGACCAGCACCAGGTTCCAGGAGTACCTGCAGAAGAGGGGCCGCGGGGCCGTGTGGGCCAGCGTCATCTACCCGGCCATGAAGCGGGCCGTCGCCAACACCATGAGGGGGGTGCAGGACCACGTGGAGCCACGCAAGAACAGCTTCGAGCTGTACGGGGCCGACTTCATCCTGGGCCGCGACTTCCAGCCCTGGCTGATCGAGATCAACTCCAGCCCCACCATGCACGCGTCCACGCCCGTCACGGCACAGCTGTGCGCCCAGGTGCAGGAGGACACCATCAAGGTGGTGGTGGGTCGCAAGGTTGACCGCAACTGCGACGTCGGCAACTTTGAGTTGCTGTGGAGACAG cctgcTGTGGAGCCTCCGCCCTTCCACGGGTCCGACCTGTGTGTGGAAGGCGTTGGTGTGCGCAGAGCCGGGAAGCAGATGCCGCCCATTTCCGGCGCTAACTGTCCATCCGCGCTCCTGGACCCTCAGCCGCTGAAGGTGCGGTCCCCCTCGGCCGTGCCAGGCCCGGCTCCGGGCCGCCCCCCGACGGCTGTGCGCGGGGACTTGAGGCCGGACGACGCACAGGCGCTCGCTTGCACCCTGCCCGCGCCCCTCAAGAGGCCGGCCGAGAGACGCTGCGAGGCGCAGTCCGCCAGGAAGTCAGCGGTCCCCACTCGTGACTTTCAACTCGCGGACGGTCAGGCCCCGAAAATCCGCCTTCCCAAAGCCGAGTCCGACAGACGCTCGGGGGCCGACACGGTCAGCGCGCGGGCTCGGCCGGCCGTGCTCCCGAGCGTGAAGACACCGGAGGGCGCCCTGTTTCAGCCGCTCACGCCACCAG